A stretch of the Xiphias gladius isolate SHS-SW01 ecotype Sanya breed wild chromosome 19, ASM1685928v1, whole genome shotgun sequence genome encodes the following:
- the selenoe gene encoding selenoprotein e, whose product MWAFLVLALTVTVGASETDNNTSPEEKLDVARGKLLAPSVVGUGIKKMPELHHFLMERWALYHNLEYDSSEEKNPRLIFYNERDEVVKTVPVKKMKADEISSLLDSLGFYKRSQKGEEVPEEFQHFPLRAPRDEL is encoded by the exons atgtgGGCCTTCCTGGTGCTCGCTCTTACCGTCACTGTTGGGGCGTCAGAAACTGACAACAACACATCGCCTGAAGAAAAGCTTGATGTAGCCAGAGGTAAACTGCTG GCTCCCAGTGTGGTTGGATGAGGCATAAAGAAAATGCCCGAGCTCCATCATTTTCTCATGGAGCGATGGGCTTTGTA CCACAACTTGGAATACGATTCCTCGGAGGAGAAGAATCCCCGTCTGATATTCTATAACGAACGGGACGAGGTTGTAAAG ACTGTTCCCGTGAAGAAAATGAAGGCAGACGAGATCAGCAGCCTGCTGGACTCGCTGGGCTTCTACAAGAGGTCCCAGAAAGGGGAAGAGGTGCCAGAGGAGTTTCAGCATTTCCCCCTGCGCGCCCCGAGGGACGAGCTGTGA
- the zgc:112294 gene encoding transmembrane protein 17A, whose translation MPVFYSPVPENLQMGLAYMGGSVFTNNRTADSDFTREQDDPSVVNELVSHLPLQMLLYFNMFYFPCWWFSAVFMLEAKFYYLPGYYQALLITGTILLTVIEVVRLYLGYTGNLKERVPELAAFWVLSFMFQLPVLLFFLTDEGIIILPLERAVHSVYLLFLLAQILASFLALRTMTRKLTLLFYMRQFGKVESFRHAGMSPVYGLPYHRSVLPLSPTHDMYH comes from the exons ATGCCTGTGTTTTATTCACCTGTCCCCGAGAACCTGCAGATGGGTCTGGCCTACATGGGAGGCTCAGTGTTCACCAACAACCGGACGGCGGACAGCGACTTCACCAGGGAGCAGGACGACCCATCTG TGGTCAACGAGCTGGTTTCCCACCTTCCCCTGCAGATGCTGCTGTACttcaacatgttttattttccgTGTTGGTGGTTCTCAGCTGTGTTCATGTTGGAAGCAAAG TTCTATTATCTGCCGGGGTACTACCAGGCTCTGCTCATAACTGGGACGATCCTCCTCACAGTCATTGAAGTGGTCCGACTTTATCTGGGCTACACTGGCAACCTTAAAGAAAGG GTGCCAGAGTTGGCAGCCTTCTGGGTCCTGTCTTTCATGTTCCAGCTGCCAGTGCTGCTGTTCTTCCTGACTGATGAAGGAATTATCATCCTGCCCCTGGAGAGGGCCGTCCACTCCGTgtacctcctcttcctcctcgccCAGATCCTGGCCTCCTTTCTGGCGCTCAGGACCATGACCCGAAAGCTCACCCTCCTCTTCTATATGCGTCAGTTTGGCAAGGTGGAGAGCTTCCGCCATGCAGGGATGAGCCCTGTCTACGGGTTGCCCTACCATCGGAGCGTGCTGCCCCTGTCACCGACCCACGATATGTACcattaa